DNA sequence from the Halobacterium sp. DL1 genome:
CGGCGGTCGCGGGGCGGGCGTCGCCGAGGACGCCGTTCTCCGCGTGCGTCTCCACTCCTTCCGCGAACAGCGCCGCCGCGGACACATGGTCCGTGTAGCCCTCGGGGAGGTCCTCTGCGACGAGTTCCGGAGCGAGAGCGAGCACCATCGCCGTCTCGCTCGCGCCGGCGTGGCTGACTGGCTCGTCGACCTCGATGCCCGCCTCCCGGAGCCCCGCCTCGAGCAGTTCCATGAAGCGCCGGAGCCCCGTGACCGCGACCACGTGGACGTCCGTCTCTCGCGCCAGTTCCGGGAACGCGGCGTCGACGACGGGAAACCATCCACCGTGTCCCGGGAGGACGACGACGCGCTCGAACCCCTGCGCCTCGAACGATTCGACGTAATCCCGGAGGAGCGCAGTCAGCGTCTCCGGCGAGACGGACACGGTCCCGGGAAGCCGGCGTGTTCCTCCGAGGGGCCGACTGGGACAGTGGGCGCGACGCGCTCCCGGACGTCGTTCAGCAGGTCGTTGAGGTGGCTCTCGGGGGTCCGGGAGTAGGCCGTCCGCGAGCGCGTGGCGCCGCTGAAATCCGCCTCGACGACTCCGAAGACGGCCTCCATCTCGTCGGGGATTCCGGGGAGAACGTAGACGTTCCCGCAGACGCAACCCGGGACGATTCCCTCCTCGTTCGGGACAATCTGGGCGCCCGCGGGATACTGGGACCCCGCCTCCACGTCGTGGTCGAACTCCGGGTACTCCTTCCGGATTTCTTCGACGGCTGCCTGGACCTGCTCCCTGGCCTCCGGGTGAGGTTCGAGCGACCGTTCGAGGGCCCTGGCCACCGCGTCGACGGTGACGTCGTCGGGCGTCGACCCGAGACCGCCCGTGGTCACGACGAACGTACACGACTGTCCCAGTTCGGCCACCGCGTCGGCGATTTCGTCGACCTCGTCGGGGACGACGCGGATCTGTCGAACCCGGACGCCGCGGTCGGTCAGGCGGCTGGCCAGCCAGGTCGCGTTCGAGTTCTCGATGTCGCCGGCGAGCAGTTCGTCGCCGACCGTGACGACCGCCGCTGTCGTGGGCATTCGTCGTCTCCTACGGTGTTGCGTTCCCTAACTCTAGGGGCGACCGACGAGAGTTCGCCGAGAACACTGCACCGGTGGGAACTTTGGGGGCGCGCGGTGTAGCGTGGGGTATGACGGAGCTACGGATGCACCACGTCGGCATCGTCGTGAGCGACCTCGAGGAGTCGGTCTCGTTCTACCGCGACACGCTCGGCTTCGACGTCGCCGCGGAGTTCACGGTCTCCGGCGACGGAATCGGCACGGCCGTCGACGCAGACGGCGTCACCGGCGACTTCGCCCACCTCGACGCGGGCGACGGGCTCGTCGAACTCATCGAGTACGACCCCGCGGGCGACGACGTGAGCGCTGACGCCATCACCCAGCGCGGGGCGAAACACGTCGGCTTCACCGTCGAAGACATCGACGCGTTCCACGCGGACCTGCCCGACGACGTCGACACTGTCAGCGAGCCGCAGCAGACCCAGAGCGGCGCGACCATCCTCTTCTTCGAGGACCCGGACGGGAACTTCGTCGAGGTGGTCGAGGCGTGACCGGAGCCCAGGGCCGTTCGCTCGCGACGAACTAACGACGCCTCCTGTTGGCTCGGCAGCGCGCAGTCTCGTTTCGGCAGTACCGATTCGGGGTCGTTCCGTCGGGCGGTCTCGTCCGCCTGTGACAGAACACACTCCTCGCTCGGAGCTCACAGAAGGGCAAGCGTTTATACTCGTGGACGCAATTTTTCCGGTGTAAACACGATGAGTGCTATCACACCACTTGTACGCGGGGGGCGGTAATCGATGGAGTTCGACGGGACGTTCACGCTGGAGGGTGCGACGACCAAGGAGGTTTGGCTGGCGTTCTCCGACCCGGTCATGATCAAGAACGCGCTGCCGGGCTGTCAGTTCCTCGTGGAGGTCGACTCCGCGGACCCCTCGGACGTGGACTTCGAGGCATTACAGGCCGAGGCCGAGGAGCGCGATGACCCGCCCACGCTCCCGGACGCGGACCCGGAGGACGTCGCCGAGCGGGCGTTCAAGGAGGGGGGCCACTATGCGGCGCTCCTGCAGTTGAGCGTCGGCAGCGTCAAACCCCGCTTCGAGACGGTCATCACCATCGACAGGCGCGAGATGCCCGAGATGGACGCCTCGGGGCAGGGCCAGTCCAGCAACAGCAGTTTCGACATGACCTCCGGCATGACACTGCACGAGGTCGACGACGGCGTCGACGTCGAGTGGTGGGCGGACACGGACGTCTTCGGTCGCATCGCGAACATGGGCCAGCGCATCATCAACCCGGTCGCCAACCGGGTCGTCAAGCGGTTCTTCAAGCAGGTCCAGAGCAAGATCAGCGACGTCAACGAGGACGACACCGGCGTCCGGGACCGCATCCGGGATCTGCTATGACAGCAGCGGTCCGCCCGCACCGGAGCGCCACGCTCGGGTGGTCTCGTCCGTAACCGGCACACAATGAATCCGGGAACCAGCCAGTCAGTCATCGAATCCGAGTCAGACCTCAGAGCGGCCTTCGAGGCGGCCGACTACGTCGCCGGCGACGAGATCGTCACCACGGTGAGCCTCGCGATGCGCCTGGAGAAACCGCTGCTGGTCGAGGGGCCGCCGGGCGCCGGGAAGACTGAGATAGCGAAGGTGCTGGCGTCCGCGCTCCAGTCCGAACTCGTCCGCCTCCAGTGTTACGAGGGACTCACCGCCGAGAACTCGCTCTACGAGTGGAACTACACGAAACAGTTGCTGGCCGTCCAGACGCGCGCCAGCGCCGGGGAGAGCGGCGGCGCGGAGAGCGACTCCGTCTTCTCCGAGGAGTACCTGCTCGAGCGGCCGCTGCTGCGCGCGCTGCGCGCCGGTACGGAAGCGCCGCCGGTACTCCTCATCGACGAGGTGGACCGCGCGGACGAAGCGT
Encoded proteins:
- a CDS encoding lactoylglutathione lyase, whose amino-acid sequence is MTELRMHHVGIVVSDLEESVSFYRDTLGFDVAAEFTVSGDGIGTAVDADGVTGDFAHLDAGDGLVELIEYDPAGDDVSADAITQRGAKHVGFTVEDIDAFHADLPDDVDTVSEPQQTQSGATILFFEDPDGNFVEVVEA
- a CDS encoding carbon monoxide dehydrogenase subunit G gives rise to the protein MEFDGTFTLEGATTKEVWLAFSDPVMIKNALPGCQFLVEVDSADPSDVDFEALQAEAEERDDPPTLPDADPEDVAERAFKEGGHYAALLQLSVGSVKPRFETVITIDRREMPEMDASGQGQSSNSSFDMTSGMTLHEVDDGVDVEWWADTDVFGRIANMGQRIINPVANRVVKRFFKQVQSKISDVNEDDTGVRDRIRDLL